TCTTCAAGAAGTTTGTAGAATTTTTCTTGATAAGGATTGTAGTACATTGTTTTCCGATTCAGCGATTCGTGAACAGTTATGGGTGAGATGGTTTTTAAGATAGTTTTGGTTGATGTAACTGGTTCTTTTATAGTTTCTACGCTTTTTAAGGAAATAAAGTTTCTGTGAAGTCTCAGGTTTTCTTTTTGTATAAGTTCTACGGCGATGTTCTGGAGAATGTGTGTGTCTATAGCTGATATGTATATATGAAACGATGGGCTGAAGATAATTTTCTTTTCTTTTTTGAGGATTTTTTTTCTTCCGTATATTTTAGAGAATGTTATGAGTTTAAAGATTTGATTTCCATACCTGTATCCTTCATTATGGAGAAAGTCTGCAAATGGCTTTGCAAGATTGTTATAAATGAAACCTTGAAGGATGTAATTGTAATGAATTGGAAGCTCTACATTTTTCTCAGCTTCAAAAGTTAGTTTTAATTTCACCATACCCCCTATGATTGATGCTACTCATCAACAGAAATTTTATCTAAAAATTTTTTAAAAATCAATAAAGTCAGATAAGTTTTGAGTGAAATTTTAAAAACAAAGGTCATCTTTTGTTTAAAGCCTTTTAATGATAGGATTCTCTTGTTCTATTTTTGAAAATACGGATTTTACGTTGCTTTCCGTAGTAAAGGATTTCCGCTGTAAAACAAGCTGCAAGAATTATTATGGATGTGATAAATGTTTTTGGGCTGTTTCTAAATTGATATAAAAGGATTTCTATTGCTACAAATGTTATTACAATTAAATTGAAAAAGACAAGACCTTTCCTGCCTTCTGCTTTTTGAAGTTCAATAAGTTTGATATGAGAAAAGAGAACAAAAATATAAAGGATTGTTGTGACAAGGCTAATTATTGAAGCTACAGATGTTATATCGAATAAAAGTGCAAATAGGAGGGCAAGAGTACAGGTTATATATAGTCCGAAATGTTCGCTCATCCATTCTCTTTTGAGCTGTTTTTTGGGGTGGGGAATATAACCTTCTTTCATTAATGCGTATGCTGCATTTGCACCGCTATATAGAGTTGCGTTTAAAGCAGAAGATATACTTATAAGTGCTCCGATACTTAACAGCATAAATCCGAATTTGCCAAGTGTTGGTTCTGCTGCTACGGCGAGTGCATTTTCCTGATATTTAACAAGTTTCCATGCAGGAACAGCACCGAGGGCAGAAAGAGATACTAAAACATACACGATGATTACTGTGATAATACTGATATAAATAGCTCTCGATACGTTTTTCTCTGGATTTTTTATGTTTTCACTTGCGTTTGTTATGAGGCCGAAGCCCATGTAAGAGAGAAAGAAGATTACAGAAGCGTTGAGGATTCCTCTTATTCCTTGTGGTGAAAAATTAGGTTTAATGTAAGATGAATTGAAAGATGCAAGTCCTGCAACAATGAACAGTAAGAGTATAAGTAATTTTGTAAGCACTATCCAGAATTCAAGCTTTCCTACGGCAGTACTGCCACCGAAATAGTTAAGTGCACCGAATAAGGCTATTATCATCACGATAACAAAGCTTTTTAAGGCATTACTTAGATGTAATAGAGGGAGAAAGTATCCTGCAAAGCTTATAGCAAAAAGGGATATAGAAACGACGTAGCTTGTCCACATCAGAATGCTTAAAGTCCCAGTAATAGGATTGTTGCCAAAAGCTTTTTCAACAAAAGCAACAGGTCCTGCATTTGAGACAATTTTTGTTCCAAGCTTTGCATAAGAGTACCCCACCATTAGAGCATAGAGACCGCTAAGCAGGAAGGCAAAAGGAAGGTCCGTTCCTGCCGTTTTTACTCCGACACCGAATATTGAAAAAATACTGGCACCTATCATTGTTCCAACGGCAAGAGAAATTGCCTGTATGGGAGTTAGTTTCTTTTCCTTCATTCTCAACCTCCCTTAGAAACTTATTTTAACACCGTTTTCTAATGTTTTTTACTCTTAACAAATTCTTTAAAGAAATAGTGGTACCT
This Desulfurobacterium indicum DNA region includes the following protein-coding sequences:
- the cas6 gene encoding CRISPR-associated endoribonuclease Cas6; translated protein: MKLKLTFEAEKNVELPIHYNYILQGFIYNNLAKPFADFLHNEGYRYGNQIFKLITFSKIYGRKKILKKEKKIIFSPSFHIYISAIDTHILQNIAVELIQKENLRLHRNFISLKSVETIKEPVTSTKTILKTISPITVHESLNRKTMYYNPYQEKFYKLLEENLRKKVAVITGNKNAEILIKPVEGTKYKKIITYYKNNFVIEAWDGKFQIEAPPEIIKIALSTGIGARNSQGFGMVAVSEECNERRN
- a CDS encoding APC family permease, whose product is MKEKKLTPIQAISLAVGTMIGASIFSIFGVGVKTAGTDLPFAFLLSGLYALMVGYSYAKLGTKIVSNAGPVAFVEKAFGNNPITGTLSILMWTSYVVSISLFAISFAGYFLPLLHLSNALKSFVIVMIIALFGALNYFGGSTAVGKLEFWIVLTKLLILLLFIVAGLASFNSSYIKPNFSPQGIRGILNASVIFFLSYMGFGLITNASENIKNPEKNVSRAIYISIITVIIVYVLVSLSALGAVPAWKLVKYQENALAVAAEPTLGKFGFMLLSIGALISISSALNATLYSGANAAYALMKEGYIPHPKKQLKREWMSEHFGLYITCTLALLFALLFDITSVASIISLVTTILYIFVLFSHIKLIELQKAEGRKGLVFFNLIVITFVAIEILLYQFRNSPKTFITSIIILAACFTAEILYYGKQRKIRIFKNRTRESYH